One stretch of Amycolatopsis tolypomycina DNA includes these proteins:
- a CDS encoding AMP-binding protein, protein MIEPARDDRPALLAEDGTVTTHRELAGQVDVLSAWLRGIVEPDQVVAVAMGNTPSAVAMLLATASVAVCAPLPPGGSAEGLGASVVIAEAAEADVPVVRPFDDVGRVAGPRCSVPGTALLVRTSGSTGAAKLVPLSGDAVRYAASLVAETLELTPADRALNALPLHHTHGLVGVVLSSLTAGASVVCLPGYRDDGMLAAFRAFTPTWYSAVPAIHARVAAFAADGKLEGHRLRFARSASAPLPEALRRRLGDALGVPVLQAYALTEAPGEICAHRPSVPVPPGTVGPPVGCEVSVGASGEILVRGPHVCAGYLSTVDGPLIGHPDGLLATGDLGRLTEEGELVLAGRRDDVINRAGEKVFPADLENVLAGHPGVTDVVVGGAADPVLGEAVVAVVVAGDVTDDDLRRFCARTRPAHGPDRIARVAEIPRSATGKVNRRALVASLGPAPEAADVLDAVAAIWAEVLYLPSPDPDTGLDELGGESLHGARIEALVAERLDVRLPPSAVLDRGMTIRRMAALVRDS, encoded by the coding sequence ATGATCGAACCGGCCCGCGACGACCGGCCGGCGTTGCTCGCCGAGGACGGCACGGTCACCACCCACCGCGAGCTGGCCGGCCAGGTCGACGTGCTGTCCGCCTGGCTGCGCGGGATCGTGGAGCCGGACCAGGTCGTCGCGGTGGCCATGGGCAACACGCCCTCCGCGGTCGCCATGCTGCTCGCGACGGCGTCGGTCGCGGTCTGCGCGCCGCTGCCGCCCGGCGGATCGGCCGAGGGGCTGGGCGCCTCCGTGGTCATCGCGGAAGCGGCCGAGGCCGATGTTCCGGTGGTCCGGCCGTTCGACGACGTCGGGCGGGTAGCCGGGCCGCGGTGTTCGGTGCCGGGAACTGCTCTGCTCGTACGGACCTCCGGCAGCACCGGCGCGGCGAAGCTCGTGCCGCTGTCCGGTGACGCCGTGCGGTACGCGGCGTCGCTGGTCGCGGAGACACTCGAACTCACCCCGGCCGACCGCGCGCTGAACGCGCTGCCGTTGCACCACACGCACGGTCTCGTCGGCGTGGTGCTGTCGAGCCTGACGGCCGGTGCGAGCGTCGTCTGCCTGCCGGGCTACCGCGACGACGGGATGCTCGCCGCGTTCCGCGCGTTCACGCCGACCTGGTACAGCGCGGTTCCGGCGATCCACGCGCGCGTGGCCGCGTTCGCCGCCGACGGGAAACTCGAGGGACACCGGCTGCGGTTCGCGCGGTCGGCGTCCGCCCCGCTGCCGGAGGCCTTGCGCCGTCGGCTCGGGGACGCGCTCGGCGTCCCGGTGCTGCAGGCGTACGCGCTGACCGAAGCGCCGGGCGAGATCTGCGCGCACCGCCCGTCGGTGCCGGTGCCGCCGGGCACGGTCGGGCCGCCGGTCGGCTGCGAGGTCTCGGTGGGCGCGTCGGGCGAAATCCTGGTGCGCGGACCGCACGTCTGCGCCGGCTATCTGTCCACAGTGGATGGCCCACTGATCGGGCACCCGGATGGACTGCTGGCCACCGGCGACCTCGGGCGGCTCACCGAAGAGGGCGAACTGGTCCTGGCCGGGCGCCGCGACGACGTGATCAACCGCGCCGGCGAGAAGGTCTTCCCGGCGGACCTGGAGAACGTCCTGGCCGGGCACCCTGGCGTGACCGACGTCGTGGTCGGCGGTGCGGCCGACCCGGTGCTGGGCGAGGCCGTGGTCGCCGTCGTCGTCGCCGGGGACGTCACCGACGACGACCTCCGCCGGTTCTGCGCGCGGACGCGCCCGGCGCACGGCCCGGACCGGATCGCGCGGGTCGCCGAGATCCCGCGCTCGGCCACGGGCAAGGTGAACCGCCGCGCGCTGGTCGCCTCGCTCGGCCCCGCGCCCGAAGCCGCCGACGTGCTCGACGCCGTCGCCGCCATCTGGGCGGAGGTGCTGTACCTGCCTTCGCCCGATCCCGACACCGGGCTGGACGAGCTGGGCGGCGAGTCGCTGCACGGCGCCCGCATCGAGGCGCTGGTCGCCGAACGCCTCGACGTCCGGCTGCCGCCGTCGGCCGTCCTGGACCGCGGGATGACCATCCGCAGGATGGCGGCCCTGGTCCGGGATTCGTGA
- a CDS encoding LysE family translocator: protein MSPAATLATVLLAYLPAAVTPGPNFVLIAHTAAAGTRRAAVAVALGVVVAGGLLAAVAVFGLGSLLARTPWLATALRVVCGAYLAWLGVRLWLRARAPDTAPPSGHGSAFRQGVVSNLTNPKAAAFFGSVLTATLPPAEPTAVKAAAVALIVTASAAWHLSVALLFSASSTQRWYARAKPALNRVVGTILVVLGLVLAWTP, encoded by the coding sequence GTGAGCCCTGCCGCCACCCTCGCCACGGTGCTGCTGGCCTACCTGCCGGCCGCGGTCACCCCCGGCCCCAACTTCGTGCTGATCGCGCACACCGCCGCGGCCGGCACCCGGCGCGCCGCGGTGGCCGTCGCGCTCGGGGTGGTCGTGGCGGGTGGCCTGCTGGCCGCGGTCGCGGTCTTCGGGCTCGGCAGCCTGCTGGCCCGCACACCGTGGCTGGCGACGGCGTTGCGCGTGGTCTGCGGCGCGTACCTCGCCTGGCTCGGCGTGCGGCTGTGGCTCCGGGCCCGCGCCCCGGACACGGCCCCGCCGTCGGGTCACGGCAGCGCCTTCCGCCAGGGCGTGGTCAGCAACCTGACCAACCCCAAGGCCGCCGCGTTCTTCGGCAGCGTCCTCACCGCGACCCTGCCCCCGGCCGAACCCACGGCCGTCAAAGCCGCCGCGGTCGCGCTGATCGTCACCGCCTCGGCCGCGTGGCACCTGAGCGTGGCCCTGTTGTTCTCCGCGTCTTCGACCCAACGCTGGTACGCGCGCGCGAAACCGGCGCTCAACCGGGTCGTGGGCACGATTCTCGTCGTCCTTGGCCTCGTGCTCGCCTGGACGCCGTGA
- a CDS encoding M14 family zinc carboxypeptidase, whose translation MLASAVALAGTFVALPSGTAVAAQNILRADKSVPRSCFAKVLPKGTSGADRRELTSTVDGLVQARLKATSGAEGDWDVAVFDKATGAVVAASTALRSHELAESFVKKGQELVVQGCRYGGSAGQVQLGVDFLALTPQGTPTPATQRAELVRVETPTRADKGKLTALGLDVTEKGDATGVEVVLADDADRKTLKDSGFKSKVIEADLSAKSVRDARTDREYAAKTAASALPSGRTSYRHLYEYNYELKELARKNPSLVSAFTMPESTWEGRDVVGVEIATDVKNVTDGKPVNFTMGVHHAREWPAGEHVMEWAYELVNGYSRDAAIRSLVGKTRNIVVPIINPDGFEISREAEPKGDFTRFDYEMKRKNCNVNDSPPQFATGVCKANPGGRVRGTDPNRNYGGFWGGAGAELTWSGDTFRGSAPFSEPEVRNVRSIVSSRQVTNLITMHTVAALVLRPPGVADVRPPLEEPQYKALGDKLASRNGYTSEPSWALYDTTGTTEDWSYWATGGWGFTIEVGGNGFHGPYADSVVAEYAGLAPAAGAGKGGNRQAFLDMLGNAADPQQHSTLIGSAPKGYQLKLHKTFQTPTSPVIQPDGSTKPPIYITDDLNSKFTATGGRFAWSVNPSTRPYVAGRYGRTPQGPAQQGYAVANPAGVPPINQNYPADPAGDSFTFHVDGLPKVDNGKFSVNINWASTSTDWDLYVYDSAGNLVSSSANGGTTAEHAVLFDPPAGDYKAVVVNYDQANPDAVDDWTGDVSFSSPIPPTYGTKEAYQLTCSTPGGKLVGVADVYADRGQTVDVGEVCTRSAHAQKQRASGGTR comes from the coding sequence ATGCTGGCTTCGGCCGTCGCACTGGCCGGAACGTTCGTCGCGTTGCCGTCCGGCACCGCGGTCGCGGCGCAGAACATCCTGCGCGCCGACAAGTCGGTGCCCCGCTCCTGCTTCGCGAAAGTCCTGCCCAAGGGCACCTCGGGTGCCGATCGCCGCGAGCTGACGTCCACTGTGGATGGCTTGGTGCAGGCGCGGCTCAAGGCCACGTCGGGCGCCGAGGGCGACTGGGACGTCGCCGTGTTCGACAAGGCCACCGGTGCGGTGGTCGCCGCCTCGACGGCGTTGCGCAGCCACGAACTCGCCGAGAGCTTCGTGAAGAAGGGCCAGGAGCTCGTCGTCCAGGGCTGCCGGTACGGCGGCTCGGCCGGCCAGGTCCAGCTCGGTGTCGACTTCCTGGCCCTGACGCCGCAGGGCACGCCGACTCCGGCGACCCAGCGCGCGGAGCTCGTCCGCGTCGAGACGCCCACCCGCGCCGACAAGGGCAAGCTGACCGCCCTCGGGCTCGACGTCACCGAGAAGGGTGACGCGACCGGGGTCGAGGTCGTGCTCGCCGACGACGCCGACCGCAAGACGCTGAAGGACAGCGGCTTCAAGTCGAAGGTCATCGAGGCGGACCTCTCGGCCAAGTCGGTCCGGGACGCCCGGACCGACCGCGAGTACGCCGCCAAGACCGCCGCTTCGGCGCTGCCGTCCGGGCGCACCAGCTACCGGCACCTCTACGAGTACAACTACGAGCTCAAGGAACTGGCCCGCAAGAACCCGAGTCTGGTCTCGGCGTTCACGATGCCGGAATCGACGTGGGAAGGTCGTGACGTCGTCGGCGTCGAGATCGCCACGGACGTCAAGAACGTCACCGACGGCAAGCCGGTGAACTTCACCATGGGCGTGCACCACGCCCGGGAGTGGCCGGCCGGCGAGCACGTCATGGAATGGGCGTACGAGCTGGTCAACGGCTACTCGCGCGACGCCGCCATCCGGTCGCTGGTGGGCAAGACGCGCAACATCGTCGTGCCGATCATCAACCCGGACGGCTTCGAGATCTCCCGCGAGGCCGAGCCCAAGGGCGACTTCACCCGCTTCGACTACGAGATGAAGCGCAAGAACTGCAACGTCAACGACTCGCCGCCGCAGTTCGCGACCGGCGTCTGCAAGGCGAACCCGGGCGGCCGCGTCCGCGGCACCGACCCGAACCGCAACTACGGCGGCTTCTGGGGCGGCGCCGGGGCCGAGCTGACCTGGAGCGGCGACACCTTCCGCGGGTCCGCGCCGTTCAGCGAGCCCGAGGTGCGCAACGTCCGCTCGATCGTGTCCTCGCGGCAGGTGACCAACCTGATCACGATGCACACCGTCGCCGCGCTCGTGCTGCGCCCGCCGGGCGTGGCGGACGTCCGCCCGCCGCTGGAGGAGCCGCAGTACAAGGCCCTCGGCGACAAGCTGGCCTCGCGCAACGGCTACACCAGCGAGCCGAGCTGGGCGCTCTACGACACGACCGGCACCACCGAGGACTGGTCGTACTGGGCCACCGGCGGCTGGGGCTTCACGATCGAGGTCGGCGGCAACGGCTTCCACGGGCCCTACGCCGACAGCGTCGTGGCCGAGTACGCCGGTCTGGCCCCCGCGGCCGGTGCCGGCAAGGGCGGCAACCGCCAGGCGTTCCTGGACATGCTGGGCAACGCGGCCGACCCGCAGCAGCACTCGACGCTGATCGGCTCGGCGCCCAAGGGCTACCAGCTCAAGCTGCACAAGACGTTCCAGACGCCGACGTCGCCGGTGATCCAGCCCGACGGCTCCACCAAGCCGCCGATCTACATCACCGACGACCTGAACTCGAAGTTCACCGCCACCGGCGGGCGCTTCGCGTGGTCGGTCAACCCGTCGACGCGGCCGTACGTGGCCGGCCGGTACGGGCGCACCCCGCAGGGTCCCGCGCAGCAGGGCTACGCGGTCGCCAACCCGGCTGGCGTGCCGCCGATCAACCAGAACTACCCGGCCGACCCGGCGGGTGACTCGTTCACCTTCCACGTCGACGGCCTGCCGAAGGTCGACAACGGGAAGTTCAGCGTCAACATCAACTGGGCGAGCACCTCGACCGACTGGGACCTCTACGTCTACGACTCGGCGGGCAACCTGGTCAGCTCGTCGGCCAACGGCGGCACGACGGCCGAGCACGCCGTGCTGTTCGACCCGCCGGCCGGCGACTACAAGGCCGTGGTGGTCAACTACGACCAGGCGAACCCGGACGCGGTCGACGACTGGACCGGTGACGTGTCGTTCTCGTCGCCGATCCCGCCGACCTACGGGACGAAGGAGGCCTACCAGCTGACCTGCTCGACGCCGGGCGGCAAGCTGGTCGGCGTGGCCGACGTCTACGCCGACCGCGGCCAGACGGTCGACGTCGGCGAGGTCTGCACCCGGTCCGCGCACGCGCAGAAGCAGCGCGCTTCGGGCGGCACCCGGTAG
- a CDS encoding non-ribosomal peptide synthetase, producing the protein MRQASLAQNGIWFTEHAVDAGSAYHIPLSVVLRGDLDVAALEAACGDVVTRHPLLACGLSESDGSLTLVEEDPPVLERAAGTRRELIARPFGDGPLSRFVLFEDHELLIVVHHLVFDGASKDVLLRDLAACYNARVAGTGPQLPAAPPDYREHVEGEAERVAAALEQAKAFWATRPLPEDVVLPGLDGPPDARDGEFVKLTLPAGLRESARDLGLSQFELLLAAIQVLLFRYGNARPAVAIDLSTRTPRHRHAVGVFVNELPIALDADAATPFRAFGEGVRAELRELYRHWEVPLARAVSGVRPATALAPVSLSYRDRAKAPEFTGLEATVDWTEFAFAARNALHFQVVAGDGEPTLILQYSSRRIGHADVTRIGEHLRTLLAAAVGAPDTPLGELPVLGDAELANVLTAWNDTAGDFPETTLTALVEAQADRTPDAVAVTFDGVELSYAELDARANGIARQLRGQGVGPDDVVAICAERSPELVVGLLAILKAGAAYLPLDPEYPAERLAFMLSDAAPAAILTQRRLLDELPPLERKPIQLDDVVRGERLDPVAGPDNAAYVIYTSGSTGRPKGVVTEHRAIVNRLHWMQRTYGLGADDVVLQKTPVSFDVSVWELFWPLTTGARLALAKPGGHKDAAYLQSLLAAGVTTAHFVPSMLEVFLAEETAGAPALRRVICSGEELPAGLARRFTARFPGVELHNLYGPTEAAIDVSHWHCRPDLLDGLTRVPIGRPIDNVRLYVLDAGRRLVPPGTPGELHIGGVGVARGYLNRPELTEERFVPDPFEPGSRLYRTGDLARHRPDGTLEFLGRIDTQVKIRGQRVELGEIEAALRGDDVRDAVVALREDRPGDQRLVAYLIGSARPEELKDRLKRLLPDYMVPSAYVALDAFPLTPNGKLDRNALPAPAPSTVDAGGTEPRTDVEKLMAQLWQEVLGLDRVGIDDDFFDLGGHSLLATKVVSRLRRRLPEGSPGITVMDVFAEPTIRELAAMIETPDAESRAGKRLYELTRPLPDHERVVTYVGVPYAGTSAVVFQPLADALPPGCTLFAVALPGHDPGIVEESLPLEEIAQECVAEILERVTGPLVLYSHCLGSALTTEIARRLEAAGREIDAIYVAANFPFALPVRGALGKLGQLTKLKRLRSDRSWANWLRGMGADLEGLPPEEIQLIVKLMREDGAHAEDYFSALLDTGAAKLRAPIISVVGERDPITEYYQERYREWQIVTRKTALVVLDEAGHYFLRFRPEELAEIITSVHPALAAGTTDELTHEARGEDASWWFTEVSEAPDDLPPPRTPQPSLGRFLTVAAGQLVSITGSQLTEYAIPLWIYLTTGSLTSYATSWIFGMLGLFLAPVAGAIVDRCDRRKVMLAADCASGVIQAVFALIYFTGELRIWQIWIGLGLLSVALVFQRLAYQSAVPQLVPKHFLGHANGVVQLSTGVGQFIAPLLAAAAISLFSLGGILVFDLVSFAIAVTVVAAVKFPRSMPHKHRESLGREIVHGWRYSVGNRYIRGMVAYMGLLNIFLSAVILLIFPLVLSFGSLSTVATVSFLGGIGAALGGLAMSMWGGPSRRRMRGMLTAGVAMGVCGAVAGLHAGIAVVATGLAGMFFCVALVNGIHATIVQVKVPQRYHGRVFALDQMIAWSTIPLGLIVVAPLVIGLFEPLLMPGGGLAESVGAVLGTGPGRGIGFSYVVLGLLIVALGLGALRTRVLSRFDEDMPDALPDDVVGIQALRERRGEGARR; encoded by the coding sequence ATGAGGCAGGCATCGCTGGCCCAGAACGGGATCTGGTTCACCGAGCACGCGGTCGACGCGGGGTCGGCGTACCACATCCCGCTGTCCGTCGTCCTGCGCGGCGACCTCGACGTGGCCGCGCTGGAAGCGGCGTGCGGCGACGTCGTCACGCGGCACCCGCTGCTCGCGTGTGGACTGTCCGAAAGCGACGGCTCCCTTACCCTCGTCGAAGAGGATCCGCCGGTCCTGGAGCGCGCTGCGGGTACCCGGCGTGAGCTGATCGCGCGGCCGTTCGGCGACGGCCCGCTGTCCCGGTTCGTCCTGTTCGAGGACCACGAGCTGCTGATCGTCGTGCACCACCTGGTGTTCGACGGCGCGTCGAAGGACGTCCTGCTGCGCGACCTCGCGGCCTGCTACAACGCTCGCGTCGCCGGGACCGGGCCGCAGCTCCCGGCCGCGCCGCCGGACTACCGGGAGCACGTCGAGGGCGAGGCCGAACGCGTCGCCGCGGCGCTCGAGCAGGCCAAGGCGTTCTGGGCGACGCGGCCGCTTCCCGAGGACGTCGTGCTGCCCGGGCTCGACGGCCCGCCGGACGCCCGGGACGGCGAGTTCGTCAAGCTCACCCTGCCCGCCGGGCTGCGGGAGTCGGCCCGCGACCTCGGGCTTTCGCAGTTCGAGCTGCTGCTCGCCGCGATCCAGGTGCTGCTGTTCCGGTACGGCAACGCGCGGCCTGCGGTGGCGATCGACCTGTCGACGCGCACGCCGCGGCACCGGCACGCCGTCGGCGTGTTCGTCAACGAGCTGCCGATCGCCCTCGACGCCGACGCCGCAACGCCGTTCCGGGCGTTCGGGGAAGGCGTGCGGGCCGAGCTCCGCGAGCTGTACCGGCACTGGGAAGTGCCACTCGCCCGGGCGGTATCGGGCGTCCGGCCCGCGACCGCGCTCGCGCCGGTGTCGCTGAGCTACCGGGACCGGGCCAAGGCGCCGGAGTTCACCGGCCTGGAAGCCACCGTGGACTGGACGGAGTTCGCGTTCGCCGCGCGCAACGCGCTGCACTTCCAGGTCGTCGCCGGGGACGGCGAGCCCACGCTGATCCTGCAGTACAGCAGCCGCCGGATCGGCCACGCCGACGTCACCCGGATCGGCGAGCACCTGCGCACGCTGCTGGCCGCCGCCGTCGGCGCGCCGGACACCCCGCTCGGCGAGCTGCCGGTGCTCGGCGACGCCGAGCTGGCGAACGTCCTGACCGCGTGGAACGACACGGCAGGGGACTTCCCCGAGACCACGCTGACCGCGCTGGTCGAGGCACAGGCGGACCGGACGCCGGACGCGGTGGCGGTCACCTTCGACGGCGTCGAACTGTCCTATGCGGAGCTCGACGCCCGCGCCAACGGCATCGCCCGGCAGCTGCGCGGCCAGGGCGTGGGCCCCGATGACGTCGTCGCGATCTGCGCCGAACGCTCGCCCGAGCTGGTCGTCGGGCTCCTCGCGATCCTCAAGGCCGGGGCGGCCTACCTGCCGCTGGATCCCGAATATCCCGCCGAGCGGCTCGCGTTCATGCTCTCCGACGCCGCCCCCGCCGCGATCCTGACCCAGCGCCGCCTGCTCGACGAGCTGCCGCCCCTGGAGCGCAAGCCGATCCAGCTCGACGACGTCGTCCGCGGCGAGCGCCTGGACCCCGTCGCCGGGCCGGACAACGCGGCCTACGTCATCTACACCTCGGGCTCGACCGGCCGCCCGAAAGGCGTGGTCACCGAGCACCGCGCGATCGTCAACCGGCTGCACTGGATGCAGCGGACCTACGGGCTCGGCGCCGACGACGTGGTGCTGCAGAAGACCCCGGTGAGCTTCGACGTCTCGGTGTGGGAGCTGTTCTGGCCGCTGACCACCGGCGCCCGGCTGGCACTCGCCAAGCCGGGCGGGCACAAGGACGCCGCCTACCTCCAAAGCCTGCTCGCCGCGGGCGTCACGACCGCCCACTTCGTCCCGTCGATGCTGGAGGTGTTCCTCGCCGAGGAGACGGCCGGCGCACCGGCCCTGCGCCGGGTGATCTGCAGTGGCGAGGAACTGCCAGCCGGCCTCGCGCGCCGGTTCACCGCCCGCTTCCCCGGCGTCGAGCTGCACAACCTGTACGGCCCGACCGAGGCGGCGATCGACGTCAGCCACTGGCACTGCCGGCCGGACCTCCTCGACGGGCTGACGCGGGTGCCGATCGGGCGGCCCATCGACAACGTCCGGCTGTACGTCCTCGACGCCGGACGGCGGCTCGTCCCGCCGGGGACACCCGGTGAGCTGCACATCGGCGGCGTCGGCGTCGCGCGCGGCTACCTGAACCGGCCCGAGCTGACCGAAGAGAGGTTCGTGCCGGACCCCTTCGAACCCGGCTCGCGGCTGTACCGGACCGGCGACCTGGCGCGCCACCGGCCCGACGGCACCCTCGAGTTCCTCGGCCGGATCGACACCCAGGTCAAGATCCGCGGCCAGCGCGTCGAGCTGGGCGAGATCGAGGCCGCGCTGCGCGGTGACGACGTCCGCGACGCCGTCGTGGCCCTGCGCGAGGACCGGCCCGGCGACCAGCGCCTGGTCGCCTACCTCATCGGATCGGCGCGACCGGAGGAGCTGAAAGACCGGCTCAAGCGCCTCCTGCCGGACTACATGGTGCCGAGCGCGTACGTCGCCCTCGACGCGTTTCCCCTGACCCCGAACGGCAAACTCGACCGGAACGCCCTCCCCGCACCCGCGCCGTCCACAGTGGACGCGGGCGGTACCGAGCCGCGCACGGATGTCGAAAAGCTGATGGCGCAGCTCTGGCAGGAGGTGCTGGGCCTCGACCGGGTCGGCATCGACGACGACTTCTTCGACCTCGGCGGGCACTCCCTGCTGGCCACCAAGGTCGTCTCGCGGCTGCGCCGCCGGCTGCCCGAGGGCTCGCCCGGCATCACGGTGATGGACGTCTTCGCCGAGCCGACGATCCGCGAGCTGGCCGCGATGATCGAAACCCCGGACGCGGAAAGCCGCGCGGGCAAACGGCTCTACGAGCTGACCCGGCCGCTCCCCGACCACGAACGCGTGGTGACCTACGTCGGCGTGCCGTACGCGGGCACCAGCGCGGTCGTCTTCCAGCCCCTGGCCGACGCGCTGCCACCCGGGTGCACGCTGTTCGCCGTCGCCCTGCCGGGGCACGACCCCGGCATCGTCGAGGAATCGCTGCCCCTGGAGGAGATCGCGCAGGAGTGCGTCGCCGAGATCCTCGAGCGCGTCACCGGCCCCCTGGTCCTCTACAGCCACTGCCTGGGCAGCGCGCTGACCACGGAGATCGCGCGGCGGCTGGAGGCGGCCGGGCGCGAGATCGACGCGATCTACGTCGCCGCGAACTTCCCGTTCGCCCTGCCGGTGCGGGGCGCGCTCGGCAAGCTCGGCCAGCTGACCAAGCTCAAGCGGCTGCGCAGCGACCGGTCGTGGGCCAACTGGCTGCGCGGCATGGGCGCCGACCTCGAAGGCCTGCCGCCCGAAGAGATCCAGCTGATCGTCAAGCTGATGCGCGAGGACGGCGCCCACGCCGAGGACTACTTCTCCGCGCTGCTCGACACCGGCGCCGCGAAGCTGCGCGCGCCGATCATCTCGGTGGTCGGCGAACGCGACCCGATCACCGAGTACTACCAGGAGCGCTACCGGGAGTGGCAGATCGTCACCCGGAAGACGGCATTGGTCGTCCTCGACGAGGCCGGGCACTACTTCCTGCGGTTCCGTCCCGAAGAACTCGCCGAGATCATCACGTCCGTGCACCCGGCCCTCGCGGCCGGGACCACCGACGAGCTGACGCACGAGGCCCGCGGCGAGGACGCGAGCTGGTGGTTCACCGAGGTCTCCGAAGCACCCGACGACCTACCGCCACCCCGGACGCCGCAGCCGAGCCTCGGGCGGTTCCTCACCGTCGCGGCCGGGCAGCTCGTGTCCATCACCGGCTCGCAGCTGACGGAATACGCGATCCCGCTGTGGATCTACCTCACCACGGGCTCGCTGACGTCGTACGCGACGTCGTGGATCTTCGGCATGCTCGGGCTGTTCCTGGCCCCGGTCGCCGGGGCGATCGTCGACCGGTGCGACCGGCGGAAGGTGATGCTGGCCGCCGACTGCGCGTCCGGCGTCATCCAGGCCGTGTTCGCGCTGATCTACTTCACCGGGGAGCTGCGGATCTGGCAGATCTGGATCGGGCTCGGCCTGCTGTCGGTGGCACTGGTCTTCCAGCGGCTGGCCTACCAGTCCGCGGTGCCGCAGCTGGTGCCGAAGCACTTCCTCGGCCACGCCAACGGCGTCGTGCAGCTCTCGACGGGTGTCGGCCAGTTCATCGCGCCGCTGCTCGCCGCCGCCGCGATCTCGCTGTTCAGCCTCGGCGGCATCCTGGTGTTCGACCTGGTCAGCTTCGCGATCGCGGTCACCGTCGTCGCCGCGGTGAAATTCCCGCGGTCGATGCCGCACAAGCACCGCGAGTCGCTCGGCCGCGAGATCGTCCACGGCTGGCGCTATTCGGTCGGCAACCGCTACATCCGCGGCATGGTCGCCTACATGGGGCTGCTGAACATCTTCCTCTCCGCGGTGATCCTGCTGATCTTCCCGCTGGTGCTGTCCTTCGGTTCCCTGTCCACCGTGGCCACGGTGTCGTTCCTCGGCGGGATCGGGGCCGCGCTCGGCGGGCTGGCGATGTCCATGTGGGGCGGGCCGAGCCGGCGGCGGATGCGCGGGATGCTGACCGCGGGCGTCGCGATGGGCGTCTGCGGCGCGGTCGCCGGGCTGCACGCCGGCATCGCCGTCGTCGCGACCGGGCTGGCCGGGATGTTCTTCTGCGTGGCGCTGGTCAACGGCATCCACGCGACGATCGTGCAGGTCAAGGTGCCGCAGCGGTACCACGGCCGGGTGTTCGCGCTCGACCAGATGATCGCCTGGTCGACCATCCCGCTCGGGCTGATCGTGGTGGCGCCGCTGGTGATCGGGCTGTTCGAGCCGCTGCTCATGCCCGGCGGCGGGCTCGCCGAGAGCGTCGGCGCGGTGCTCGGGACCGGGCCGGGCCGCGGCATCGGGTTCAGCTACGTCGTGCTCGGGCTGCTGATCGTCGCGCTCGGCCTGGGGGCGCTGCGCACCCGCGTGCTCTCGCGCTTCGACGAGGACATGCCGGACGCGCTGCCCGACGACGTCGTCGGCATCCAGGCCCTGCGGGAACGGCGGGGAGAAGGAGCGCGCCGATGA
- a CDS encoding DUF998 domain-containing protein translates to MVTFPARRVSVAISLTGIAALVLGAGLVLLLQVIPPTDEISVTRRTISEYGLSDHKWVFDLAVLLVAAGSAAGLLVLHRQGRLPAPAAILGTLWTVGLLVIVAFPKPDWATVSRADFGGTLHRIASVVAFVALPLAVLVAARAAFPASPGRRWLARVLALVSLGWFAVILGAVVVAATSDGRWWTLIPLGLVERGMALTELVALGVLFAPVGERSRQPR, encoded by the coding sequence ATGGTCACGTTCCCCGCGCGACGGGTGTCGGTCGCGATCTCGCTGACGGGCATCGCGGCCTTGGTGCTCGGCGCGGGCCTGGTGCTGTTGCTGCAGGTCATCCCGCCGACGGACGAAATCAGTGTCACCCGCCGCACGATCAGCGAGTACGGGTTGTCCGATCACAAGTGGGTCTTCGACCTCGCGGTGCTCCTGGTCGCCGCCGGCTCGGCGGCGGGCCTGCTGGTCCTCCACCGCCAGGGCAGGCTGCCGGCCCCGGCGGCCATCCTGGGGACACTGTGGACGGTCGGGCTGCTGGTCATCGTGGCCTTCCCCAAGCCGGACTGGGCCACCGTCTCCCGCGCCGACTTCGGCGGCACGCTGCACCGGATCGCGAGCGTGGTGGCGTTCGTGGCGCTGCCACTGGCGGTCCTGGTCGCGGCACGCGCGGCGTTCCCGGCGTCCCCCGGCCGCCGCTGGCTGGCCCGGGTGCTGGCCCTGGTGTCGCTGGGCTGGTTCGCGGTGATCCTGGGCGCGGTCGTGGTGGCCGCGACGTCCGACGGCCGGTGGTGGACGTTGATCCCGCTCGGCCTCGTCGAACGCGGGATGGCGCTGACCGAGCTGGTGGCGCTGGGTGTCCTGTTCGCCCCGGTCGGCGAGCGGTCCCGACAACCGCGATGA